Proteins from one Chloroflexota bacterium genomic window:
- a CDS encoding response regulator, producing the protein MSKERILVVEDQADISGLLKIYFTSQGYEVMTAMRGQVALDLVKRTPPHLALLDVNLPDMTGYDIGKALRANARTKHIPIIFLTARGEKSDKGIGLGEVQANDYIVKPFDIEEVHMRVRNNLALAREKSRTHPVTGLPTAELINEELRRLLSAEIWTLATVHINGFDTFTQVYGSVVGEDVLKFGALLINEVVSELGGQEEFIGQLVTGPDFLITSMPERAKAIVDRIAERFDQEIGLHYSYPDRKRGYILAKNADGTERQEPLMTVSIGVLDSNDGPFYDIRELSETAESVRPLPNLQDGSVRSAVKFGR; encoded by the coding sequence GTGAGCAAAGAACGCATCTTAGTCGTCGAAGACCAAGCCGATATCTCTGGCTTGCTCAAAATTTACTTCACCTCGCAAGGTTATGAAGTGATGACCGCGATGCGCGGGCAGGTAGCGCTCGATCTTGTGAAACGCACGCCGCCGCATTTGGCCTTGCTTGATGTGAATTTGCCCGATATGACCGGGTATGATATTGGAAAAGCACTGCGTGCCAATGCCCGTACAAAGCATATTCCAATCATTTTCTTGACCGCCCGTGGTGAAAAAAGCGATAAAGGGATTGGCCTCGGTGAAGTCCAAGCCAATGACTATATCGTCAAGCCCTTCGATATCGAAGAAGTCCATATGCGGGTGCGCAATAACTTAGCCTTGGCTCGCGAAAAAAGCCGCACCCACCCGGTGACTGGCCTGCCAACCGCCGAATTGATTAACGAAGAACTCCGCCGTTTGCTCTCAGCCGAAATTTGGACGCTAGCAACCGTGCATATCAATGGCTTCGATACCTTTACCCAAGTCTATGGCTCGGTCGTCGGCGAGGATGTGCTGAAGTTTGGCGCATTGTTGATCAACGAAGTCGTCAGTGAGTTGGGTGGCCAAGAGGAGTTTATTGGTCAATTGGTCACTGGGCCAGATTTCTTGATTACGTCGATGCCTGAACGCGCCAAAGCAATTGTCGATCGCATCGCCGAACGCTTTGATCAAGAAATTGGCTTGCACTATAGCTATCCTGACCGTAAACGTGGCTATATTTTGGCCAAAAATGCCGATGGTACTGAACGCCAAGAACCACTGATGACGGTTTCAATCGGGGTGCTCGATAGCAACGATGGGCCATTCTACGATATCCGTGAACTCAGCGAAACGGCTGAAAGTGTGCGCCCATTGCCAAACCTGCAAGATGGTTCAGTTCGTAGCGCTGTGAAATTTGGCCGCTAA
- a CDS encoding multidrug transporter: MKRIVLRDPTLIAPFGEPARDLRILNKPLWLLHRDLLARHCQSVAEVDDWSEISPSSDELLVHKDNLYFNRDFIETFIAEARATGQPCQVAFAADDAMITAHALRLQEGIRKHGNHFIADLYYFPRGVVPNPQPLVIDTNAMEMGYYHIPSYMAPNQGDLVFQVPIRAFCSIESWVHIFMTNSPLGVFAWGRKLEQEVAASWRLKLKIGFRSFIERKHFLSSSPVVKIGKNCSIDPSAIIQGPTEIGNNVNIGAGVVITNSLIGNNVTIMQGSQVMLSVVSDRCYLPFRAALFMTVLMENSMVAQNTCLQLCVVGRNTFIGAGNTCTDFDLLGKPIKTLHRGRLEEVGLPVIGSAIGHNCKIGSGFVIYPARNIESGTVLIYGDDHSVIPKNVSSGIYTRPPVFYPDRDPRVQRIPVNDRVADEYPAEQFRD; this comes from the coding sequence ATGAAACGGATTGTTCTCCGCGATCCTACGCTTATCGCTCCCTTTGGAGAACCAGCGCGTGATTTGCGGATTCTCAATAAGCCGCTGTGGCTGCTACACCGTGATCTGCTTGCACGCCACTGCCAAAGTGTTGCGGAAGTAGACGATTGGTCTGAAATTTCACCAAGTAGTGATGAACTCTTGGTGCATAAAGATAATCTCTATTTCAACCGCGATTTCATTGAGACGTTTATCGCTGAGGCACGCGCCACTGGGCAACCTTGCCAAGTGGCTTTTGCTGCTGATGATGCGATGATTACGGCCCATGCTTTGCGATTACAAGAGGGTATTCGCAAGCATGGCAACCATTTTATCGCCGACCTCTACTATTTCCCTCGCGGCGTTGTCCCGAATCCACAACCGCTGGTGATCGATACCAATGCCATGGAGATGGGCTACTACCATATTCCAAGCTATATGGCGCCCAACCAAGGGGATTTGGTATTCCAGGTGCCAATTCGTGCGTTTTGTTCAATCGAAAGCTGGGTCCATATTTTCATGACAAACTCTCCGCTCGGGGTGTTTGCATGGGGTCGGAAGCTCGAGCAAGAAGTTGCCGCAAGTTGGCGTTTGAAGTTGAAGATTGGCTTTCGCTCGTTCATCGAACGTAAGCACTTTCTTTCATCATCTCCGGTGGTCAAGATTGGCAAGAACTGCTCAATCGATCCTTCGGCGATTATTCAAGGGCCAACTGAGATCGGTAACAACGTGAATATTGGCGCTGGAGTGGTGATTACGAATAGCTTGATCGGTAATAACGTGACGATTATGCAAGGCTCTCAAGTGATGCTTAGCGTAGTCAGCGATCGTTGTTATTTACCATTCCGGGCTGCTCTGTTCATGACTGTCTTGATGGAAAATTCGATGGTGGCGCAAAATACCTGTTTGCAGTTATGCGTCGTTGGCCGTAATACCTTTATCGGGGCTGGCAATACCTGTACCGATTTCGATCTGCTGGGCAAGCCAATCAAGACGCTCCATCGCGGGCGCTTGGAAGAAGTTGGTCTGCCAGTCATCGGCTCGGCAATTGGCCATAATTGTAAAATTGGCTCAGGCTTTGTCATTTACCCAGCCCGTAATATTGAATCAGGCACGGTCTTGATTTATGGCGATGACCATTCGGTTATTCCTAAAAATGTTTCGAGTGGTATTTATACGCGCCCACCAGTTTTCTATCCCGACCGCGATCCGCGCGTTCAACGTATTCCAGTTAACGATCGCGTCGCAGATGAGTACCCAGCAGAACAATTCCGTGATTAA
- a CDS encoding 4-vinyl reductase translates to MAEERTNTSDELERLFYPNKIARLYLLSLEDVMGRTGVNALLNMAGMKHLVNNYPPNDLKREFSFFDLATISEATETMFGPRGARGMELRAGRYAFSLGLKEFGPLLGMADLALKLMPMTMKMKIVLNAVAQTFDRFSDQPSRVEDQKGRFLYYIDKSPVFWGRGNSTPIFYLAQGIIEEALTWVTGGHNFKVEQVASPRNGDPYCAFAIDKEPID, encoded by the coding sequence ATGGCAGAAGAGCGCACCAATACGTCTGACGAGCTTGAGCGCCTGTTCTACCCCAATAAAATCGCACGATTGTATCTTCTCAGTTTGGAAGATGTTATGGGCCGCACGGGGGTCAATGCGCTGCTAAATATGGCAGGGATGAAACACCTCGTCAATAACTATCCGCCCAACGACTTGAAACGCGAATTTTCGTTCTTTGATCTGGCAACGATCAGCGAAGCCACCGAAACAATGTTCGGTCCACGGGGTGCGCGTGGGATGGAACTGCGGGCCGGACGGTATGCGTTCAGTCTTGGGTTGAAAGAATTTGGCCCACTATTGGGGATGGCCGACCTTGCGCTCAAACTGATGCCCATGACCATGAAAATGAAGATCGTGTTGAATGCGGTAGCACAAACGTTTGACCGCTTCAGCGATCAGCCGAGTCGGGTGGAAGATCAAAAAGGTCGTTTCCTCTATTACATTGATAAATCGCCAGTGTTCTGGGGACGCGGCAATAGCACCCCGATCTTCTATTTGGCGCAAGGGATTATCGAAGAAGCCTTGACGTGGGTGACCGGCGGTCATAACTTCAAGGTCGAACAAGTTGCAAGTCCACGCAATGGCGATCCATATTGTGCGTTTGCCATTGACAAGGAGCCAATAGATTAG
- the uvrA gene encoding excinuclease ABC subunit UvrA, translating into MAEIDSIQIVGARQHNLKNIDLAIPKGKLVVFTGPSGAGKSTLAFDTIYAEGQRRYVESLSSYARQFLGQLPRPEVDSIRGLAPAIAVAQQTINRSPRSTVGTITEIYDHLRLLYARIGKPHCPVCGRAIEQQTASQIVDQILGYPDGTRLMILAPLVNEELGSHATVLEQTRRAGFVRVRVDGAIVDLDEPIDLDHRQTHSIDVVVDRLIIRHSEAVSLNDHPDRVRVSDSVETALKTGAGMVWVQPLDGQQLRYSEHAACPEHGPLASGAIEPRSFSFNSPHGACPICDGLGTVDDFDRNLLQSQAAQTLGELLSNPLRASTTTYQQYWEETIQGLAEALGNDLEQPVDTMASWALDLWLEGTIPSDDQLHLSKKLRQQLANWSGLIGWLRQHWQQASEQERESLSIYRQGTVCSACEGSRLRPEARAVTLQGLAIDQVTAMSIEASFAWVSELPNKLRRERDQQIAAPIVREMGLRLQFLREVGLDYLSLARTAESLSGGEAQRIQLATHIGAGLSGVLYVLDEPSIGLHPRDTERLLQTLLQLRDLGNSVFVVEHDPAIIAAADWVVEVGPTAGVQGGYIMASGTLEQLMAQPNSQTGQYLAGQRQLRLPQTRRKPTHATLMLRGAKQHNLKDLDVAIPLGCLVAITGVSGSGKSTLIHEILYPRLANELHGSRLPVGRHRSLEGYDQLEKVIAVDQTPLGRSGRSNAATYTGIFDALRQLFAGTPEAKARGYGASRFSFNLKGGRCEQCRGEGVVTIAMQFLPDLAVTCDACSGLRYNRETLDIRYRGYTIADVLAMTVGQALSVFERLPALARKLESLVEVGLSYLTLGQPAATLSGGEAQRVKLAAELARRGTGRTLYILDEPTTGLYWTDVERLIAILQRLVDTGNSVVVIEHHLDLIKTADWVIDLGPEGGDTGGRLVVAGTPEVVAMNQASWTGRFLQTVLA; encoded by the coding sequence ATGGCCGAAATTGATTCGATTCAGATTGTTGGCGCACGCCAGCATAATCTCAAAAATATTGATTTAGCCATTCCCAAAGGCAAATTGGTGGTATTCACCGGCCCATCGGGGGCTGGCAAATCGACACTTGCCTTTGATACGATTTATGCTGAAGGCCAGCGTCGCTATGTTGAATCGCTTTCGAGCTATGCCCGCCAATTTTTGGGTCAATTGCCCCGACCTGAAGTGGATAGCATTCGTGGTTTAGCGCCAGCAATTGCCGTCGCCCAACAAACGATTAATCGTTCGCCGCGCTCGACCGTTGGCACAATCACCGAAATTTATGATCATTTGCGCTTGTTGTATGCGCGAATTGGCAAGCCGCATTGTCCGGTTTGTGGCCGCGCGATTGAACAACAAACTGCTAGCCAAATTGTCGATCAGATTTTGGGCTATCCCGATGGCACACGCCTGATGATCTTAGCGCCCTTGGTCAACGAAGAACTTGGTTCGCATGCCACGGTGCTTGAGCAAACGCGACGGGCTGGCTTTGTGCGGGTACGAGTGGATGGAGCAATTGTTGATCTTGATGAACCAATTGATTTGGATCATCGTCAAACCCATAGCATAGATGTGGTGGTTGATCGGCTGATTATTCGCCACAGCGAGGCCGTGAGCTTGAATGATCATCCAGATCGGGTGCGGGTGAGCGATTCGGTTGAAACAGCCTTGAAAACTGGTGCGGGAATGGTCTGGGTTCAGCCGCTTGATGGCCAACAGCTGCGTTATAGCGAACATGCTGCTTGCCCTGAACATGGGCCATTGGCCAGCGGCGCGATCGAACCACGCAGCTTTTCATTTAATAGCCCACATGGTGCTTGCCCTATTTGCGATGGATTAGGCACAGTTGATGATTTTGACCGGAACCTGTTACAATCTCAGGCAGCGCAAACCCTTGGCGAACTGCTTTCGAATCCACTTCGCGCCAGCACCACGACCTACCAACAATATTGGGAAGAAACCATCCAAGGTTTAGCCGAAGCTTTGGGCAACGATCTCGAACAGCCTGTTGACACAATGGCTAGCTGGGCGTTAGATTTATGGCTAGAAGGCACAATTCCAAGCGACGATCAACTGCATTTAAGCAAAAAGCTCCGCCAACAACTTGCCAACTGGTCAGGTTTGATCGGTTGGTTGCGTCAACATTGGCAACAAGCAAGCGAACAAGAGCGCGAAAGCCTCAGCATTTATCGTCAAGGTACCGTTTGCTCAGCCTGTGAAGGTTCGCGCTTGCGACCAGAGGCGCGGGCAGTTACACTACAGGGGCTAGCAATTGATCAAGTCACAGCAATGTCGATTGAGGCTAGTTTTGCTTGGGTTAGTGAACTACCAAACAAATTGCGGCGCGAGCGTGATCAACAGATTGCAGCGCCGATTGTGCGTGAAATGGGCTTGCGTTTACAGTTCTTGCGCGAAGTTGGCCTAGACTATTTGAGTTTAGCGCGAACTGCTGAGAGCCTATCGGGCGGCGAGGCTCAACGGATTCAATTGGCCACGCATATTGGAGCTGGATTATCCGGGGTCTTGTATGTGTTGGATGAGCCATCAATTGGCTTGCATCCACGCGATACTGAGCGTTTATTACAGACATTATTGCAACTACGCGACCTTGGCAATTCAGTTTTCGTAGTCGAGCATGATCCAGCGATCATTGCTGCTGCTGATTGGGTGGTTGAAGTTGGGCCGACGGCAGGCGTGCAAGGTGGCTATATTATGGCCAGCGGCACGCTTGAACAACTGATGGCGCAACCCAATTCTCAAACAGGCCAGTATTTGGCTGGGCAACGGCAGCTACGCCTGCCTCAAACACGGCGAAAGCCAACCCATGCTACACTAATGCTACGTGGAGCCAAACAGCATAATCTCAAAGATCTGGATGTAGCGATTCCATTGGGGTGTTTGGTTGCGATTACGGGAGTATCAGGTTCGGGGAAATCGACACTTATTCATGAGATTCTCTACCCACGGCTGGCCAACGAACTGCATGGAAGCCGCCTGCCAGTGGGCCGACATCGCAGCCTTGAAGGCTATGATCAACTTGAAAAAGTAATTGCAGTTGATCAAACGCCACTGGGGCGCTCAGGTCGTTCCAACGCTGCCACCTACACCGGTATTTTCGACGCATTGCGTCAATTGTTTGCTGGGACACCTGAAGCCAAAGCGCGAGGCTATGGAGCCAGTCGATTTTCCTTTAATCTTAAGGGAGGGCGGTGCGAACAATGTCGCGGCGAAGGTGTGGTAACGATTGCCATGCAATTTCTACCAGATTTAGCAGTGACCTGCGACGCATGCAGCGGGTTGCGTTATAATCGAGAAACCCTTGATATTCGCTATCGTGGGTATACCATTGCTGATGTGCTCGCCATGACCGTAGGCCAAGCCTTAAGCGTTTTTGAACGGCTACCGGCTTTGGCGCGAAAACTAGAGAGCTTGGTTGAGGTCGGGTTAAGCTATTTGACGTTAGGGCAGCCAGCGGCGACTCTTTCGGGAGGCGAAGCGCAACGGGTAAAACTGGCGGCAGAGCTAGCGCGTCGAGGAACAGGCCGAACCCTGTATATCCTTGATGAACCAACCACCGGATTATATTGGACGGATGTCGAACGGTTAATTGCGATATTGCAACGATTGGTTGATACAGGAAACAGCGTTGTGGTGATCGAACATCATCTCGACCTGATCAAGACCGCCGATTGGGTGATCGATTTAGGGCCGGAAGGTGGGGACACTGGTGGCCGGCTGGTAGTGGCTGGTACGCCGGAAGTAGTCGCTATGAATCAAGCTTCATGGACTGGCCGCTTCCTTCAAACCGTGTTAGCTTGA
- a CDS encoding cytochrome P450, whose translation MKRRLAPQAGCPPGSFGAPVIGEIREWAADPLQFAQARAQRYGPIWSTHLLGRPCVVLLEPAGNRFMLSQGSQYFSWRAGWGRAMLRLMGGGLSLTDGHQHDQQRSLLKPAFAHAALQQLQPQIQHLIRQQLQTWLDAQPICLLERLQTLAFDVALLVVCGRTPAPIAAALHHDFAAFTAGLFTPLPYPIPATPYFRAKKAGERLRQTLSYLIELRRLNLAADALDSLSLMLQAEPNRPDDQLISELLLLLWAGHDTVASLLTWICIELGQHPDMLQRLRQELSTNQHSLLDHVLREAERLHPPAPGGFRGVVEAFEYAGYHVPQGWLAMYSSVYTHQMPSLWHNPTQFNPDRFAAPWNEGKQAYSLVGFGGGPRICIGLALAQIEMRLVLRELLANYQWQLVPNQDLRPVWLPTNQPRSGGLITIQRF comes from the coding sequence GTGAAACGGCGTTTAGCTCCTCAGGCTGGCTGCCCGCCAGGTTCGTTTGGTGCTCCCGTGATTGGCGAGATTCGCGAGTGGGCCGCTGACCCATTGCAATTTGCCCAAGCACGCGCCCAACGTTATGGTCCGATTTGGTCGACCCATCTTTTGGGTCGGCCTTGTGTCGTTTTATTGGAGCCAGCAGGCAATCGCTTTATGCTGAGCCAAGGTTCACAGTATTTTTCGTGGCGAGCGGGCTGGGGCAGAGCCATGTTGCGGCTCATGGGTGGTGGTTTATCATTGACTGATGGTCATCAGCACGATCAGCAACGTAGCTTGCTCAAACCTGCTTTTGCCCATGCCGCCCTTCAGCAACTGCAACCACAAATTCAACACCTGATTCGGCAACAATTGCAAACATGGCTTGATGCTCAACCGATTTGTTTGTTGGAACGCTTGCAAACCTTAGCATTTGATGTGGCATTACTGGTGGTTTGTGGCCGCACGCCAGCCCCAATTGCCGCAGCCTTGCATCATGATTTTGCGGCGTTTACCGCTGGTTTGTTTACCCCGTTGCCCTACCCAATTCCAGCAACACCTTATTTTCGGGCGAAAAAAGCTGGCGAGCGGCTACGCCAAACCTTGAGCTATTTGATCGAACTCCGCCGTTTGAACCTAGCAGCTGATGCCTTGGATAGCTTAAGTTTGATGCTCCAAGCTGAGCCAAATCGCCCTGATGATCAACTCATCAGCGAGTTATTATTGTTGCTATGGGCTGGCCACGATACTGTTGCCTCGTTGCTGACGTGGATTTGTATCGAATTGGGGCAGCACCCTGATATGTTGCAACGTTTGCGCCAAGAATTAAGTACTAATCAACATAGTTTGCTCGATCACGTATTGCGTGAGGCTGAGCGTTTGCATCCGCCAGCACCTGGTGGTTTTCGCGGGGTCGTTGAAGCTTTTGAATATGCTGGCTATCATGTGCCGCAGGGCTGGCTGGCGATGTATTCATCAGTCTATACTCACCAGATGCCAAGTCTGTGGCATAATCCTACTCAGTTCAATCCCGATCGGTTTGCAGCGCCTTGGAACGAAGGCAAACAAGCCTATAGTTTGGTTGGTTTTGGCGGCGGGCCACGGATTTGCATTGGTTTGGCGTTGGCTCAAATTGAAATGCGTTTGGTGTTACGCGAATTGCTGGCTAATTATCAATGGCAACTTGTGCCTAACCAAGATTTACGGCCTGTGTGGTTGCCAACCAATCAGCCGCGTTCAGGTGGCCTGATCACAATCCAGCGCTTTTAG
- a CDS encoding long-chain fatty acid--CoA ligase gives MIPQTATTLNLATMLEDHARKRPNRTALIFNDMRFSYAQLNAMTNQIANGMVALGIKPGDHVALSCPNLPYFPMVYYAALKVGAVIICLNIMLKPREIAYHLSDCDAKAFFCFEGTAELPLGQMGKAGFDEAPNCEHMIMLTTNPAAPSPIEGVKTLGQLMYNQAPSFTTHATKADDTAVIFYTSGTTGQPKGAELTHANMFFNAMVARDLAWPILDNSLDGSNVVLITLPLFHSTGQTAQMNANIFAGATLTLLPRFEPAAVLAVMERDKVNLWTGVPTMFWALLQYIAANKIDPTPIAANLRLTSSGGAPMPVEVMRQFEETFGVRVLEGYGLSECSPIATFNHIDLPSKPGTVGQPVWGVEVCCVDDAGKPVPAGEKGEILIRGHNVMKGYYKRPDATAAALQDGWLHTGDVGVIDEEGYLAIVDRKKDMILRGGYNVYPRELEEVLMTHPAVSLVAVLGVPDEKLGEEVKAFIVKKPGAEATEEEVVAWCREQFAAYKYPRLVEFREQLPISATGKILKRELR, from the coding sequence ATGATTCCCCAGACGGCTACGACGCTTAATTTGGCCACAATGCTCGAAGATCATGCCCGGAAACGCCCCAACCGCACTGCCCTCATTTTCAACGATATGCGCTTCAGTTACGCCCAACTCAATGCCATGACCAACCAAATTGCCAATGGTATGGTTGCGTTGGGTATCAAACCTGGTGATCATGTAGCGCTTTCCTGCCCCAACTTGCCCTATTTCCCCATGGTTTATTATGCGGCGCTCAAAGTTGGCGCAGTGATCATCTGTTTGAATATTATGTTGAAGCCGCGCGAAATCGCCTATCACTTGAGCGATTGTGATGCCAAGGCCTTCTTCTGTTTTGAAGGCACTGCCGAGTTGCCACTGGGTCAAATGGGCAAAGCTGGCTTTGATGAAGCGCCAAACTGTGAGCATATGATTATGCTGACGACCAATCCGGCGGCTCCATCGCCAATCGAAGGGGTTAAAACCTTGGGCCAATTGATGTACAATCAAGCCCCAAGTTTTACTACCCACGCCACCAAAGCCGACGATACAGCAGTAATTTTTTATACATCGGGCACAACTGGCCAACCCAAAGGCGCTGAGTTAACCCACGCCAATATGTTTTTCAACGCTATGGTTGCTCGCGATTTGGCCTGGCCAATTCTTGATAACAGCCTCGATGGCTCAAATGTGGTGTTGATTACCCTGCCATTGTTCCACTCAACCGGCCAAACGGCTCAGATGAATGCCAATATTTTTGCTGGCGCAACCCTGACCTTGCTGCCCCGTTTCGAGCCAGCCGCTGTCTTGGCCGTCATGGAGCGCGATAAAGTCAACCTTTGGACGGGCGTGCCAACCATGTTCTGGGCACTCTTGCAATATATCGCTGCCAATAAGATCGATCCCACACCGATTGCTGCCAACTTGCGCCTGACCTCATCTGGCGGTGCACCAATGCCTGTCGAAGTGATGCGCCAATTTGAAGAAACCTTTGGCGTGCGGGTGCTCGAAGGCTATGGGCTTTCCGAATGTTCACCGATTGCCACATTCAATCACATCGATTTGCCCTCAAAGCCTGGGACGGTTGGCCAACCAGTTTGGGGCGTTGAAGTTTGCTGCGTTGATGATGCTGGCAAACCTGTGCCCGCTGGCGAAAAGGGTGAGATTCTGATTCGTGGCCATAATGTGATGAAGGGCTACTACAAGCGCCCCGATGCCACCGCTGCCGCGTTGCAAGATGGCTGGCTCCACACTGGCGATGTCGGGGTGATCGACGAAGAGGGTTATCTGGCAATCGTTGATCGCAAAAAAGATATGATTTTGCGTGGTGGCTACAACGTCTATCCACGTGAGCTTGAAGAAGTGCTGATGACTCACCCAGCAGTTTCGTTGGTTGCGGTCTTGGGTGTGCCCGACGAAAAACTGGGCGAAGAAGTCAAGGCCTTTATCGTCAAAAAACCAGGAGCCGAAGCAACCGAGGAAGAAGTGGTGGCATGGTGTCGTGAACAATTCGCCGCCTACAAATACCCCCGCCTCGTCGAATTCCGAGAGCAACTGCCAATTAGCGCCACTGGCAAAATTCTCAAGCGCGAATTACGCTAA
- a CDS encoding response regulator: protein MNTPVFLLVEDDPYNRDILREILEDYADCEIVETTNGREALNWIMGQSKLPSLILLDMMMPEMDGFEFLQELAQHPQRQQMRVAGVSARAHSHDRDRALQAGCWRYLTKPFDIREIESTIAAALAS, encoded by the coding sequence ATGAACACACCAGTTTTCTTGCTGGTCGAAGACGATCCATACAACCGTGATATTTTGCGCGAAATTCTTGAGGATTACGCCGATTGTGAGATTGTGGAAACCACCAATGGGCGTGAAGCACTCAATTGGATCATGGGTCAGAGCAAACTGCCGAGCCTGATTTTGCTTGACATGATGATGCCAGAGATGGATGGCTTTGAATTTTTGCAAGAGCTAGCCCAGCACCCACAACGCCAACAGATGCGGGTGGCTGGCGTGAGCGCCCGTGCCCATAGTCACGACCGTGATCGGGCACTCCAAGCGGGCTGCTGGCGGTATCTCACCAAACCCTTTGATATTCGAGAAATTGAATCAACAATTGCTGCGGCGCTGGCAAGCTAA